DNA from Rhinatrema bivittatum chromosome 1, aRhiBiv1.1, whole genome shotgun sequence:
CAGGTAATTGAGAATTATACTGGAGAGTCTGTAATCTTATAGATCCATGAGATCTCTTCAGATCTCATGGATGCACACAAAAGAAAATGGATATGATGCCATTAGTAATGAATTTTGCTGCAAAAGATTTTatacaatttggggtagatttttaaacacacGCGCGCGCTaactggcacgcgcacatggacacgcaattttataacatgcgtgcgctggcatgcgcatgttataaaatccgggacgCTGCGTGCAAGGGGGGGTTGAATAATGCAATTTTTGCGTGGCAACGCATCgcagccttctccagttccctcccagtctggagGGAACATCTCTACCCtcctgcccatactccctccctcttcccctgtcctcacCGACCCCTTAAAAGGccctaccatttttttttctttgttttagaacttataCCAGCTCCTGAACTAGCATAAGTCGTAcgcgctggcaggctgccagggcgcaatcccctggcacagcaggaaatggctgctgtaccggccgcctccagctctgccccgcgcccttcccgccccttttcttcagctcggctcttgtgcacataacgAGGGTTAAGCGTGCAGCCGGGACCCTTCGAAAATGCGCACGTAACCCCCATATTTTATGCGTGCGGgcgatttaaaattcacctgtttatTTCTGTGGTGACAACAGTTTATTCCTTTGTGCAGGTTATAGccttacaggctaattttaaatggCCGGCAtgcgtaaaaaacaggggttatgcgcgtggcagGACCTAGCGCgtgctgcgcacattttagaaggggcccggcctcGTTCGTAACTCgtgttacgcgcagaagtgccgggccaaagaaaaggagtggtctggggctggaggcggcaggtacagcggccatttgcagctGTACCGGGGAAGGAAATCCTGGTGCGCAAAAAAttgctactgctccattggagcagtaagcaatgaaataagaaaaaaaaaagtaggagatagggtttaggaggtggggaggagaggggaagcggaAGGGAGGTTACGGAGGcagtagggaactggggaaggcccaaatgTGTTGCTGCGTGAAACTTGCACAAATCTACCCTCCCTTGCGTGCggtgcacacatgcgcacacaaatTACAAAATCTGGCGCTCATGTGCATGCGGCCCAACGATttaaatcggcatgtccatgcaTGTGCATCgggaagcgtgcgcacatggacgcgagcGCGCACGTACTAAAACCTACCCCTTATTGATGTTACTGATCATGCATGTTACTTTGGCTGTCAGATTTAACTTAGGTAGTCTTTGTCCTTCCTAGATCCAAGCATACATCTCTACCTGCACCCAGTCTAGGTGCTCAGCTATCAGCTGTTATTTTCCTTTCTTGGACATTCTGGCATCTCTCTTCCTACTGAGTTGCTGCCTCATCATTCACTAATATCTTACCCGTGGCTGCCTCCAATTGCTCTGACTTTTTCAGCATCTCCTTCTGGTCCTTCTCTCTCTTGCTAATTCTCTTTCTGAGTCATCACTTATGTACTTCTGTtttaggattttttaaaaatattttttcctttcatAACATTACTCTTTATTCCAGTTTTTGGCAGGCTTTCATGCATACCTTGTAGATTTATATACAGGCATCAAAATAGCAGCGCATTATCTCCTTTGTATCTTTTGGATCTATCCAACTGTAGTTAGTCatcttaatatttttttaattagtttctGTGATCTGTTTCCTGCTGCAGTGGGACCATACACATGTGCTTATCAttgcaccaggggtgttgtttTCACCTAAAATTTGACACTCTCACTAGGGTAAAACACGATGAATAAGTGCATTTTTATTCTGAattgaacaaaccaaaaatggactTATTCcataaaatatgaaaattattCAGCCATAAAATATGACCCCAGTTATAAAGCAGCCGGTGTCACTGTACTACTGAACCCAGTGGGGGCAGAAGCAACTGGGGTTACCTTCTGCCCCTTTCTATCTAGAATATTCTGGCAGAAATGGTAAGCATGTCCAAGGGGGAGagggctgtggggggagggggaggaattgtgggtttgtgttttttttatttcggtTGACAAATGAattgaaccaaaataaatatcaaaCACAGTGAATCCcctaaaaaggaaatgaaaatattttgtgcACTCATTCCTACTCTATCACCATCATAAGCCTAGTGCTTAGAATAAGGGTGGGCACTTTTAGTTCCCAGGTAATGTGCAGCCaatatgaatttttcttttttaatccttTTATACTTCAATAGTGGTGGATGCCTTGCTGAGAGTTGGTGTTGATATTGTTCAGTGAGATCACCACATGAAGTTACTCAGCAAGATTCAGTAAGAGAAATTTACTCAGTTCAATTCTCTCCCATTCAGAACTTCCTCCCAGGGgcaatgtctccaaatgggtttgttttgtgcatgCCTTCACAGTCTCCCATGTGGGTCATTTCGTGATGTCTCAGCTGGTACATCAGACAAaaagatttatcacattcagaacatttaaatggtgtCTCTTTTATGTGGGTCATTTTATGTAACCGCAGGCtctgtttcaaaataaaacatttatcacattcagaacatttaaatggtttttctccagtgtggGTCATTTCATGCGAGCGCAGAGCAACTTTAACAcggaaacatttatcacattctgaacattgaaatggtttttctccagtgtggACTGTTGCATGTCTTTTCATCTCAGATAGATGATAGAATCTTCTTTCGCATTCTGaacatttaaatcttttctctcctgtgtgggtcATTTCATGGCGATGCAAGTTTCCAATCTGTcggaaacatttatcacattcagaacatttaaatggtttctcacttTTGTGAATCATTTCATGTTGTCTCATATCATATTCATAACGGAATCTTCTTTCGCATTCTGAACATTTCAATCCTTTCTCTTCAATGTGGCTCTTTTCATGGCGATGTAAGCTGGCTTTCTGAtggaaacatttatcacatttagaacacttaaatggtttctcacctgtgtGGATCCTTGCATGTCTTCTCATTTCAGAATGGTGATAGAATCTTCTTTCGCATTCTGAACATTTGAATcgtttctctcctgtgtgtgagatttcaTGGCGACGCAGGTTGCCTATTTGAtagaaacatttatcacattcagaacatttaaatgattTCTCTCCGTTGTGAAACATTTCATGTTGTCTCAACTCACATTGGCATTTGAAACTTTTTTTGCATTCTGAACATTTGAATGGTTCCTCTTTCAGTGGTAGTATGTGAGTGGTTTCATATAGTTGCAGGTGGCCTTTCTGTGAAAAACTTTTATCACATTCTGAACTTTTCTCGCCCTTGTAGAATCTTTCATATCTTCTCAGCTCAGATTTGTGAATTAAGCTTTCGTCACATCCAGAATATTTCTCTTCGCTGTATATTTGTTCATGTTTTCTTATGTCTGGTTTTTCACTAAAGCTTTTATCATAATCTAAATATTTAAATAGATTCTGTCCATTGTGAAATGTCTCATGACTTGTAAGCTGTGTGTTGAATCCATCATCTGTTGGATAAAAATGAGAGTATGCTCATTAATTTGTTTATCTTTATAAACTGCCCAATCTATCAGATTCTCAGGGAAGGATAACACCAAAAACATATAATACAATACTGTAAAGCAATAAATATACCATGCAAACATAAAACAATTACTGTACATTCTGGGTGAGAGGAAAAGGGGCTGTAAAAGCCCAGGGTTTGTGCTAAACCATTTTCAAATGTGACTTTAAGTCCCTCCCATCCTGCCTTTTGTCCAACCATCCCAGGGTCCAGGTCTTCTTATACAGACTTGTTCACTTTATCCTCATCCACCTTcctttctatttcctttcttatttCTTGCATTCTCCCAAATACAATTACAATACCTTGGCATGGAATAGAACAATTCCTCTGAGGACTTTGTGACAGAGCAACAAAAGAAGCAATCATTTCTCCCATACACCACACTTGGTAGGTTGTAACTATGGTCTTGGGCTGCTACTCGCCTCCTTCTGATGTGGGTGCTAAGGGCCCTATTACAATTATAAACTATGATGGAGAGTAGTGAAAAGGCAGTGAAAGAAGATGTCCGGAGGTgactttttgacatgtcacacaagaAGTCATTATTCTTATTTTTTAAGTATAAGTAGCTTTATAAATTGCTCAGCATTCAAGCTTCAgttttgtgctttgcttttgctagACAGACAGATGCCACAGAAGGGAAAATGCTAGATAAAATTGCCGTGCAAGCTAAAAATTTATTAGGCCACAGTATTACAGAGTTATGTTTAGAACTCACCAAAGTTGTTTGCCACTTTAGTTTAGTTGCAGACTCATAGATAGCATTTACATACAGAGCGGAAGAGAATTTACATACAGCCATTCGGATTGTTTATAATAAATGGCCAGTCATAGAAATATTttgacaactgtgtaacccagtTACTggtttaggggttggaaatgTACAAAGAGTACACCCTACATAATGCCTTATTATCAGTAAAATTATCTGAGAGCTTCCTACTGGTGTCCTGCATGacagtctctcattctctctccatAAAGTATGACTTATTATACTAATGTTGCATTtaataaaaaaggattttttttctccacagCTGTTGGCTCTAAGCATTTATTTGATTCACATCAGTTGGCAACTCACCAACTAATGTGGGTGAGTAGGAGTTGCCTGCTTAGCTGCCCTGTTTAAGGGAAAGGAGACATTGTTTTTTTCCTTACCTTCGTtctcctgcaggaaggagccctacAGTTCACCACTGTCAACTGGCGGAGTCGggtgaggcagaggcccagcgggagcttcacctataccaacccaagttccccttaggttgagccctcaggtgcgggggccagtaggtcttaggTGGGGACCTCTCTGAAGAAATTGAAGATCCGTGGGCCAGAATGCAAGGCAGGTCAGAGTGAGGGCAGGCGGTGTTCAAGAATGTCCAAAACAGACATTGCTAAGGCACTGGAGGACGTCTGCAGGGGCATTTTATAAGGCCAgatgagtgatgtcatcaaacAGCTCCTCCGGTCTTTTCCCGCTACTGGCTCTTTAAAATTATGGAGGTTGGTCGCACACATGCTTTAGAAGGAGCGGGGCCAAGTGGCACCAGGACTCTACCACATTATGATGTAGCTTCCTGCCACATGAGAAGAAGAGGCAACCCAGTAGCATTGTTGAACAGCAGCAGAGGGTCAGCCCGAGGGGTAAGTGCAGCGGTTTGGGGGTCCCCTCCACAGACCGCTGAATGCAATGGTACCCCTTCTCTTATGCCCCCCTCCCTGAGGCTCTTGTTTCTTGGAATGGCATGAGTGGAAGTCCTTTAGTAGGCTAAGATCCAAGATGTTGGAgactggctcccaagaattttcctcttCCCACTTGGTGAGGTATTAGAAAGGGACCAATGTAACAGAGAGCCAGACGCATGAAAGGCACTCTCAAACGTATGTGTCATGTGCTCGGCCACACTCTCTTGCCCCCCTCAGAACTGAGGGGGCGGTCTTCTGTGGGCATCAATGGTTCTCTTGGCCCTGTCTGCGCTCTTCTAAATAAGGGTGTTGGTCTGTGTCCAAAGCTCTTGTAGCTCCTGGGCAGACAATTGGGCTGCAGGTGAAGATACCATcactgggagaggcagaggagataATGAAAGTCCCAGTTGTGGCATTCACATAGGTGTTGTGTGAGAACTCGGCCCAAAGTAGGAGAGTGGTCCAACTGTCCTGGTGCTCGTTGTCATAGGCAGAGAGAAAGGTTCAGAGAGTATGGTTTATGTGTTTGGCCTCTCCAGTTCCTTGAGGATGGTAAGCTGTAGTGAAATCCAGCATGATGCCAAATTTTCTACAATGAGTACCAGTATTTAGTGGTTAATTGCACTCCTCAATCTGACAGGATGTGCTTGGGCAAGCCATGGAGGCGAAATACATTGAGCATGAAGTTGTGCTAACTCTGGGACAGAAGGAAGGCCCAGAAGTGCCACAACGTGAGCTATTTTTGAGAAACAATCGATGACCACCCAGATCACGGTGGAGCCATCTGAGAGGGgaggtccacgatgaaatccgtggacaagtgggtccagagTTTTATGCTGTGCACAGGTAGGGCATGAGTCAACATAATATCATCCAAGGGGCAGGGCTATCACCGGCAACAAGCAGAAACAGTAAGGCAAACAGCAAACCTGagaaaatataaaacagcaaGTCCAGCAGTTTGACATATGGGAACTCAATCGCAGGTAGGCAGTCTATAGATTCCCTATGCCAGTACCCCCTACTCCAGGAATGAATCTAATTGAATATGATTTGTCTCGATTAACTGCTTCAGTGGTCTCATACTGCAAAATACTAACTGAAGTTATTTCTAGGGCATCTCTACAGGTAAAAGAGACACTGCCAAAATCCGGAGTGGATATTGCACATGGTATACAGCCTGGTGATACTGTTCTCATTTGAAACTTCCTCTAGGGAACAGCTTTTGAGACTCGCTGAGAAGGGGCCTTATCAGGTTCTACTCACCACATCAACAACTGTAAAAGTCAAAGGGAAAAAAGCCTGGATCCATGCCTCCCACATCAAAGCTTGCAAGCCAATGCCAGGAAGAGAAACAGACCGAgaatggaaacagatgacatcgACCAGGAGTAAAAGACAAGCACAGACCAATAAGAAGATGAATCCTTAAAACAAGGAGGGTGGGTATAATaatccctcctcctttgcctattACCTTATATTGTGATTCAAGATCACACCATGGcatttctataatttgttttctGTTCAGTGGTGTACCATTGGCCTGTCCACACCTTACAAACACCTATATTGCTCCAACTATGACCAGGGCCAATTCTTTTAGCTTAACTAACTGTTGGATCTGCATGCAGTCTAGGCAAAAAGTTGTGGGTCATTTCATCCCACTTCTTGATTCAATGAATAAGACTGCCACCTCTATTACTACTGCCACCGATTGTAAATATTTCCCAATGCAGTCATCTGACCCTACTGCAAGTTTATGTGCTCGATAGATTAAGACACAAACAAATGTATCCTCCACTGGACTTAAGTGTAAGAATACTACTATTAAGGTATATTCCAATGGTACCAGGACTATGCCAAAGACCTGGAATTGCTCAGACTGTTTTTGTAACAATACTACACCTACACATATGTTTTATTAATCAAACTCatgttttccatttaaaaaatattatttctcCTATTAATAGTTGCAATACTTCTGATATAAAAGAAATCCAACTCCCTATCTTTTACAATGAGGGGATGGTTAGAAatcattgattaaaaaaaaccctgcagcaCATTTATTGATTTCCTCTCTATGGGTTTACTATCTTGGACATGGATGGGGAAGTAAATGTACTAATAGCACAGGTACTGTCACTATAGGTTTCATACGTTTTCCCAATAAGAAATTGAGTCAGTTGGGgggttcaaaaaatatatatgtattactCGCATATTTAATTATGCATGTGCATGGGAATTTAAGAAAGAAAGCTCTCCCACCTGACAACATAAGGAGGAAAGCTTTTTTTGAGTATCTTTAGAGACATCGGGGAATACTCTTACCCTACAGCCGAGAAATACAACATTTCTTAAACACATCCTAAGCAACCACTCCTTGTCTGGCTCTAACGCCAGTGTCACTATTAGAGTTGCAGGTAATGCTTGTTCAGTATCTGATGTCTCTAATATTGCCGAGATATCCAAAGGAGGTTCCCTTCTCTGGATCTCCGCATCAGGGTCCTCTCTCTGCTCCGTTGGGTTTCTCACTCGTGGCAAATAGAAAATCTTTGAAAGAGATGGCATAGCTGACTCATCGATTTTCAAAACTTCCCGAAGATATTTCTTGAAGATCTCTCTAGGGGAACTCAACGGCACTTGTGGAAAGTTTATACATCTCAAATTCAGATTCTTCATTTGGTTCTCCATATTCTCTATTTTCACAGCCATATTCTTTTTatggtacccgtaatggagaaggttttcatggattcagatggactgaatcaaatcacggtgaacctagaagatgtggtaggcctgattgacaaactgaagagtagtaaatcacctggcccggatggtatacaccccagggttctgaaggaactaaaaaatgaaatttcagacctattagtaaaaatttgtacctAAAAGATACAAAAAGGACTCTAAGAGCattggaaagaaaatggagaaaatataaaacatccgagaacctaactaaatacagaaagcatctagctttctacaaacagCTAATACTCAATGTTAAGAGAGaatatttcagcaataaaatagaaaaatttgcaaataatccaagaacactattctCAATAGTTTCAAACCTAACCAGTGACAAACAGGAATCAACACAAAACCTaccagaaacaaaatgtaatgaaattgccaaatttttcagtgacaaaatcaCTAAATTAAAAGACAAACTTCCAAATACTGccaaccaagaaattaaaatgcaaaaaagggatGTCAACCCATGGACATCTGtcactgagatatctgaaatggaagtggaacagatgctaaaaaatgtaaaccccgccccacacaaaattgacacAATACCTACAATTGAACTGAAGAAATCAGCTAACATAGTCGCCCATACactgactaaaatcataaacctatccctagaagaaggaacaatgccagatatactgaaaggagcaataataaaaccaataattaagaaaaaaaacagtgatctccttatcctaaacaactacagaccagtatcaaatcttcctttaatagctaaactaatcgaaaaaacagtacagaaacagctagctgaacacctggataacaataacatactgtacccatctcaacacggttttcgaaaacactacagcactgagactcttctcctctctctaacagataacattctgaGAGGCTTTGATAAtggtaaacactatattctactaatgcttgacctatcggcagcctttgacacagtaaaccataaaatactactaaatagactggaagaaatcggattacacggccaaacattaaaatggttcagttcatatctaaaaaacaggtttttccaagttcagaccAACAACACagtatcagaaaaaattaatctcaaaacaggagttccacagggatcagcactatctgcgaccctttttaacatatacatgctgccattatgccacctacttgcaggactaggaattatcCACTACATTTATGccgacgacatccaactaattctacccatagacGACACTTTAGAggaaacattaaacctagccaacatgtatctaagcattataaaacaactactgacacaaatggaacttgtaattaatattgatttatttatttatttatttttaatttttatagaccgaagttcttgtaggaactacaaatcaatccggtttacatacaacttttaaatgcccaaaaagaatagtgggctttacatagaacagttgaacaataaaacaggtaacaatagaactaacaataatgctggaacaaatagaatagataaccaattaaacatagtaatatagtaataaatattatatagaaaataaatataaaagagatagagtaaatggagtgtgagtacagtataaatacaaaagatgaaagagctcaaaaattaaggtacagttgaaaaaaaatcGTAATAGGAAAAAcaattgataaaacagaatttcgacacttagaacgaaaaaattctgaaatcagtcaaacctcaataattctcaaagacaaccagaaaattgaactaactggaaaagtacgtaacctgggaataattatagaccctgaaatcaatctgaaacaacacatatcactaaaagtaaaggaaggttatgcaaagcttatggtactcagaaaacttaaaccactactaactcaaaatgacttccgaacaatactacaggcactaattttctccagcacagactactgcaatgcccttatgctaggactaccaaatacgacattaagaccactgcaaatactacagaacacagcagctagaatactaaccggaaaaagaaggcgggaccatataactgaaaccctagcatagttacattggctaccaattgaacacagaattaaatacaaaaccctatgtaccattcacaaactaatttatgatgagaaatcagattggctaaacacagcattatgggTACACACGCCACACAGGaatctccgatcagcaaataaagtactcctaaccattccatcagttaaaacagcaagactgacccaagtgagagaaagagccctatcactagcaggacccataatctggaacacaatgcctccagagatcagactacaacgtgatctaaagacattcaagaaaagtttaaaaacatggctttttaaacaagcattttacaaagagacaaaagaatagagagaaattattcaggaaaagacagaaaggcacagacacacagtacATAGAATTTTACAATAG
Protein-coding regions in this window:
- the LOC115093130 gene encoding zinc finger protein 701-like isoform X5, encoding MSRGYSIVNPDIIFKIKKDDEKYFIQHFEWEGKENMNDPTISLPVVTSVYSLSVKQEQDLPFINHPESETTDGIYPPETGSSKGKPDIIIRFQQKKFKTEPQGCEEGGNLPIPGTCEELQEAGSHNYVPDLTEILKIEVPNLDDQFEGEQESTDIKNDDGFNTQLTSHETFHNGQNLFKYLDYDKSFSEKPDIRKHEQIYSEEKYSGCDESLIHKSELRRYERFYKGEKSSECDKSFSQKGHLQLYETTHILPLKEEPFKCSECKKSFKCQCNLRRHEISHTGEKRFKCSECERRFYHHSEMRRHARIHTDWKLASP